A region from the uncultured Holophaga sp. genome encodes:
- the rplO gene encoding 50S ribosomal protein L15, which translates to MKLNELKPAEGAVKARKRVGRGKGSGMGKTATRGEKGQKSRRGYSAQRGFEGGQMPLHRRLPKRGFTNIFAPVTQEIGLTVISNNFADGDTVCLESLRDKKLVSSKIERIVVLASGELTCKVTVVADRVTKGAREAIAAIGGTVQEPCSKQAE; encoded by the coding sequence ATGAAGCTGAACGAACTCAAGCCCGCCGAGGGTGCCGTCAAGGCTCGCAAGCGCGTGGGTCGGGGCAAGGGCTCCGGCATGGGTAAGACCGCTACCCGCGGTGAGAAGGGTCAGAAGTCCCGTCGTGGCTATTCTGCCCAGCGCGGCTTTGAGGGTGGCCAGATGCCCCTTCACCGCCGTCTGCCCAAGCGCGGCTTCACCAACATCTTCGCTCCCGTCACCCAGGAGATCGGCCTCACCGTCATCTCCAACAACTTCGCCGATGGCGACACCGTCTGCCTCGAGTCCCTGCGGGACAAGAAGCTGGTGAGCTCCAAGATCGAGCGCATCGTGGTCCTCGCCTCTGGCGAATTGACCTGCAAGGTCACTGTGGTGGCCGATCGAGTCACCAAGGGTGCCCGCGAAGCCATCGCCGCCATCGGCGGCACGGTCCAGGAGCCCTGCAGCAAGCAGGCTGAATAA
- the rplQ gene encoding 50S ribosomal protein L17 — protein sequence MRHNVAGKRLGRTTNQRKALMKNLATALLTSERIETTLVKAKELRKFVEPFITLAKNDTVANRRLAMARLGSKSIVQKLFAPEFRNRFTERPGGYTRILKLGHRLGDAADMAIIELVDYTLPEVKEAE from the coding sequence ATGCGTCACAATGTTGCCGGCAAGCGCCTGGGCCGTACCACCAACCAGCGCAAAGCCCTCATGAAGAACCTGGCCACCGCCCTGCTCACCTCTGAGCGGATCGAGACCACTCTGGTCAAGGCCAAGGAGCTCCGCAAGTTCGTGGAGCCCTTCATCACCCTCGCCAAGAACGACACGGTGGCCAACCGCCGTCTCGCCATGGCCCGTCTCGGCAGCAAGAGCATCGTCCAGAAGCTCTTCGCCCCCGAGTTCCGGAACCGCTTCACCGAGCGGCCCGGAGGGTACACCCGCATCCTCAAGCTGGGCCACCGTCTGGGTGATGCCGCCGATATGGCCATCATCGAGCTCGTGGACTACACCCTGCCCGAGGTCAAGGAAGCCGAGTAG
- a CDS encoding adenylosuccinate synthase — protein MHEVPPNLAILGLQWGDEGKGKLVDLLSARYQNVVRFQGGNNAGHTVVVEGQSIALHQVPSGALHTDCFLVVGSGVVLNLEVFREELKRLADRGYDLMGRLLLSDKAHVILPHHIALDRWREAGEGKVKIGTTGRGIGPAYEMKIARMGVRLGDLLHPETLADRIATGYEEVRLRLGSAAAELPSLQTIVSDILAIAEPLLPLIGDAQTQLMQAWKQGQSILFEGAQATLLDIDHGTYPFVTSSNCSLGGLFTGTGLPPKALDRILGVAKAYTTRVGEGPMVSELLDATGDRIREAGREFGTTTGRPRRCGWFDAPITRHACLTNGVDGIGLMKLDVLDGFEQVGMVVGYRDGEGRVTSKLPACAADWNELRAEIKYFPGWQKPTRGVTRLEDLPTEARVYLDALVDLVETPIAYLSTGPDRVEGLLYSPSFLDGML, from the coding sequence ATGCACGAGGTTCCACCCAATCTAGCCATCCTGGGCCTTCAGTGGGGGGACGAGGGGAAAGGCAAGCTCGTCGATCTTCTCAGTGCCCGCTACCAGAACGTCGTCCGCTTCCAGGGCGGGAACAATGCCGGCCACACCGTCGTGGTCGAAGGACAGAGCATCGCCCTCCACCAGGTCCCCAGCGGAGCCCTCCATACGGACTGCTTCCTGGTGGTCGGCTCGGGTGTGGTCCTCAACCTCGAGGTCTTCCGGGAAGAGCTCAAGCGTCTGGCGGACCGGGGTTATGACCTCATGGGGCGCCTGCTGCTCTCGGACAAGGCCCATGTCATCCTGCCCCACCACATCGCCCTGGACCGCTGGCGGGAGGCCGGAGAGGGCAAGGTCAAGATCGGGACCACTGGGCGCGGCATCGGACCGGCCTATGAGATGAAGATCGCCCGCATGGGGGTGCGCCTGGGGGATCTGCTCCACCCCGAAACCCTGGCGGACCGCATCGCCACCGGCTATGAAGAGGTTCGCCTCCGCCTGGGTTCGGCTGCCGCCGAGTTGCCCTCCCTCCAGACCATCGTGTCGGACATCCTGGCCATTGCCGAACCTCTCCTGCCCCTCATCGGGGATGCCCAGACCCAGCTCATGCAGGCCTGGAAACAGGGACAGTCCATCCTCTTCGAGGGCGCCCAGGCTACCCTGCTGGATATCGACCACGGAACCTACCCCTTCGTCACCAGCTCCAACTGCAGCCTGGGGGGCCTCTTCACCGGCACCGGCCTTCCTCCCAAGGCCCTGGATCGGATCCTCGGCGTCGCCAAGGCCTACACCACCCGTGTGGGCGAAGGCCCCATGGTCTCTGAGCTGCTGGATGCCACCGGAGACCGCATCCGCGAGGCCGGTCGCGAGTTCGGCACCACCACCGGACGACCCCGCCGCTGTGGCTGGTTCGATGCCCCCATCACCCGCCACGCCTGCCTGACCAATGGCGTGGACGGCATCGGCCTCATGAAACTGGATGTCCTCGATGGCTTCGAGCAGGTGGGCATGGTGGTCGGCTACCGGGACGGCGAGGGTCGTGTCACCTCCAAGCTCCCGGCCTGTGCAGCCGATTGGAACGAGCTCAGGGCCGAGATCAAGTACTTCCCCGGCTGGCAGAAGCCCACCCGAGGCGTCACCCGCCTGGAGGACCTGCCCACCGAAGCCCGGGTTTACCTGGATGCCCTGGTGGATCTGGTTGAGACCCCCATTGCCTACCTCAGCACCGGTCCCGACCGGGTGGAGGGTCTCCTCTACTCCCCCTCCTTCCTGGATGGGATGCTCTGA
- the rpsK gene encoding 30S ribosomal protein S11, producing MAKTQSKTAGKKVVKKKEKKNVPHGVAHIQASFNNTIISISDPMGNMLCWASSGNQNFRGTRKGTPFAAQIASGIAAEAAKEHGVRSVDVRVKGPGAGRESAIRALNAAGISVTSIRDVTPIPHNGCRPPKRRRV from the coding sequence ATGGCAAAGACCCAGTCCAAGACCGCCGGAAAGAAGGTGGTCAAGAAGAAGGAAAAGAAGAACGTCCCCCACGGTGTGGCTCACATCCAGGCGTCCTTCAACAACACCATCATCTCCATCTCCGACCCCATGGGGAACATGCTCTGCTGGGCTTCCAGCGGCAACCAGAACTTCCGTGGCACGCGCAAGGGCACGCCCTTCGCCGCCCAGATCGCCTCTGGTATCGCTGCTGAGGCTGCCAAGGAGCACGGCGTCCGCTCTGTGGATGTCCGTGTGAAGGGCCCCGGTGCCGGCCGCGAATCCGCGATCCGCGCCCTGAACGCTGCAGGCATTTCGGTGACCAGCATCCGCGACGTCACCCCCATTCCCCACAACGGTTGCCGCCCCCCCAAGCGGCGGCGTGTGTAA
- a CDS encoding adenylate kinase — protein MKVHILLGPPGSGKGTQAKRLVEKFALSHLSTGDILRDAVSKGTEIGLRAKAIMASGQLVDDDTVNGLVFARLRDENGSVLFDGYPRTLQQAEALATFLSANQIKLGLVADIEVPESLLEARVVGRRTCSNNACGAIYHLETKPPRAENVCDLCGSPLKHRSDDTSEAFRSRMEAFNATFKPLQAYYQGGENYRLVDGCRQPEEVFGSVAKLYEEHA, from the coding sequence ATGAAGGTTCACATCCTGCTTGGACCTCCCGGGAGCGGGAAGGGAACCCAGGCCAAACGTTTGGTTGAAAAATTTGCTTTGAGTCACCTATCAACGGGTGATATTCTGAGAGATGCCGTTTCGAAAGGAACGGAAATAGGCCTTCGGGCCAAGGCCATCATGGCCTCCGGTCAACTTGTGGACGACGACACGGTGAACGGACTTGTCTTTGCGCGGCTGCGGGACGAGAACGGATCTGTGCTGTTCGATGGCTATCCACGAACCCTCCAGCAGGCTGAGGCGCTCGCGACTTTCCTCTCGGCGAATCAGATCAAGCTCGGGCTCGTGGCGGACATCGAAGTCCCTGAGTCACTTCTGGAAGCCCGTGTGGTCGGACGGCGCACCTGTAGCAACAACGCGTGTGGCGCCATTTATCACCTCGAAACCAAGCCCCCCCGGGCAGAGAATGTCTGCGATCTGTGCGGAAGTCCCCTGAAGCATCGCTCTGATGACACCTCTGAAGCCTTCCGGAGCCGGATGGAAGCGTTCAACGCGACCTTCAAGCCCCTGCAGGCGTACTACCAGGGTGGCGAGAACTACCGGCTTGTCGATGGCTGCAGGCAACCGGAAGAGGTGTTCGGATCCGTGGCTAAGCTTTACGAGGAGCACGCTTGA
- the secY gene encoding preprotein translocase subunit SecY — MERLRQLFSNPELRKRLIFTLVLLLVYRLGVHVSVPGVNAEALAKNIGKAGDLLNVVDLFSGGAFKKFSVFALGITPYITASIVLQLMGAVVPSIDNLQKKEGEAGRQKINQWTRYLTVVLAFVQGFGIASLAQNMGTDVVADPGYGFRILCAWTLATGSLFVMWIGEQITDRGVGNGISLLIFAGIVAGLPKGVSTLGTMFRDSILNKGNVAPPGVYILLVAAMLVVLIAVVLVESAYRRIPIHYARRSDSSRMASQRSSYMPLKVNTAGVMPVIFASSVIFFPATIAQFTQWEWLAKVSSYINPSAHFWYYTPIFVAVVVFFAFFYTSIVFNPDETAENMKKSGGYIPGIRPGKETSIYMDGILSKLTFAGAIYLALVSIVPLLILNNMPGLNFYFGGTSLLIVVGVAMDTVAQLESYQVMRHYDGFLEQGRVRGGRGGRSR, encoded by the coding sequence ATGGAACGACTTCGGCAGCTGTTCTCCAACCCCGAACTGCGCAAGCGGCTGATCTTCACGCTTGTGCTGCTGCTGGTCTACCGTCTCGGCGTTCATGTGTCAGTGCCCGGCGTCAATGCCGAGGCACTGGCCAAGAACATCGGCAAGGCCGGTGATCTCCTGAACGTGGTGGACCTCTTCTCCGGAGGCGCCTTCAAGAAGTTCTCGGTGTTCGCCCTGGGCATCACGCCCTACATCACGGCGAGCATCGTTCTCCAGTTGATGGGAGCGGTCGTTCCGTCCATCGACAACCTCCAGAAAAAGGAGGGCGAGGCCGGACGCCAGAAGATCAACCAGTGGACCCGCTACCTCACCGTCGTCCTGGCCTTCGTCCAGGGCTTCGGCATCGCCTCCCTGGCGCAGAACATGGGTACGGATGTGGTGGCCGATCCCGGCTACGGTTTCCGGATCCTGTGCGCCTGGACCCTGGCCACCGGTTCCCTCTTCGTGATGTGGATCGGTGAGCAGATCACCGACCGCGGCGTGGGCAACGGCATCTCACTCCTCATCTTTGCAGGCATCGTGGCGGGCCTCCCCAAGGGGGTCTCGACCCTGGGCACCATGTTCAGGGACTCCATCCTGAACAAGGGGAATGTGGCGCCTCCGGGTGTCTACATTCTGCTGGTCGCGGCCATGCTGGTGGTCCTCATCGCGGTGGTCCTGGTGGAGAGCGCTTACCGGCGCATCCCCATCCACTACGCCCGACGCTCGGACTCCTCGCGGATGGCCAGTCAGCGGAGTTCCTACATGCCCCTCAAGGTGAACACCGCCGGGGTCATGCCGGTGATCTTCGCCAGCTCGGTCATCTTCTTCCCGGCCACCATCGCCCAGTTCACCCAGTGGGAGTGGCTGGCCAAGGTGTCGAGCTACATCAATCCCAGCGCCCACTTCTGGTACTACACCCCGATCTTCGTGGCGGTGGTCGTCTTCTTCGCGTTCTTCTACACGAGCATCGTCTTCAATCCCGACGAGACGGCGGAGAACATGAAGAAGTCCGGGGGCTATATTCCCGGCATCCGTCCCGGGAAGGAGACCAGCATCTACATGGATGGCATTCTCTCGAAGCTCACCTTCGCGGGTGCCATCTACCTGGCCCTGGTTTCCATCGTCCCGCTCCTCATCCTGAACAACATGCCCGGGCTCAACTTCTACTTCGGGGGCACCTCGCTGCTCATCGTTGTGGGTGTGGCCATGGACACCGTTGCCCAGCTCGAGAGCTACCAAGTCATGCGTCACTACGACGGATTCCTCGAGCAGGGGCGTGTCCGCGGTGGCCGCGGAGGCAGATCACGATGA
- the rpsH gene encoding 30S ribosomal protein S8: MFTDPIADYLTRLRNGIMAGHDAVVVPASSMKERLSGILKSEGYIHGFKTVEHEGRNYLIVQLKYVKSGESVIHGLKRVSSPGLRVYAGVKEIPDVNGGLGIAILSTPKGLLSGKEARKQNVGGEVLAHVW; encoded by the coding sequence ATGTTCACCGATCCCATCGCCGACTACCTTACCCGCCTGCGCAATGGCATCATGGCTGGCCATGATGCCGTGGTCGTCCCCGCCTCCAGCATGAAGGAGCGCCTCAGCGGCATCCTCAAGTCCGAAGGCTACATCCATGGCTTCAAGACCGTGGAGCACGAGGGCCGCAATTACCTGATCGTCCAGCTGAAGTACGTGAAGAGCGGTGAGTCCGTGATCCACGGCCTGAAGCGCGTCTCCAGCCCCGGCCTGCGTGTCTACGCTGGTGTCAAGGAGATCCCTGACGTCAACGGCGGTCTGGGCATCGCCATCCTCTCCACTCCCAAGGGTCTGCTTTCCGGCAAGGAAGCCCGCAAGCAGAACGTGGGTGGTGAGGTGCTGGCCCACGTCTGGTAA
- the rplR gene encoding 50S ribosomal protein L18, whose protein sequence is MANDLKLRRQKTKARIRGRVSGTPERPRLTIFKSLKRIYVQVVDDSKGITLASASSLEKELRGTLQNGANIEAAKAVGARIAARLIEQGIKAVVFDRNGYVYHGRVKALADSAREAGLQF, encoded by the coding sequence ATGGCTAACGACCTCAAACTTCGCCGTCAGAAGACCAAGGCCCGCATCCGCGGCCGCGTCTCGGGCACTCCCGAGCGCCCCCGTCTCACCATCTTCAAGAGCCTCAAGCGCATCTACGTGCAGGTGGTGGACGACAGCAAGGGTATCACCCTCGCTTCCGCCTCCAGCCTGGAGAAGGAGCTGCGCGGGACCCTGCAGAATGGAGCCAACATCGAAGCCGCAAAGGCTGTCGGGGCCCGCATCGCCGCCCGTCTCATCGAGCAGGGCATCAAGGCTGTGGTCTTCGACCGCAACGGTTACGTCTACCACGGTCGCGTGAAAGCGCTGGCCGACAGCGCCCGCGAAGCCGGGCTCCAGTTCTAG
- the rpsE gene encoding 30S ribosomal protein S5 produces MAIETKNTQEAPQQGEFKDQVIYVGRVTKVVKGGKNFSFSALVVVGDGNGKVGYGLGKALEVPSAIKKGIESAKRNMIKVPVTPNGSIPHPVTGRFGAGSVLLKPAPEGTGIIAGATVRAIMEAVGINNVLTKSLGSSNPHNVVRATFAGFQDLMDPYTVLTNRGLDQAEA; encoded by the coding sequence ATGGCTATCGAAACCAAGAACACCCAGGAAGCCCCCCAGCAGGGCGAGTTCAAGGATCAGGTCATCTATGTCGGCCGCGTCACCAAGGTGGTGAAGGGCGGCAAGAACTTCTCCTTCTCCGCCCTTGTGGTGGTGGGAGATGGCAACGGCAAGGTGGGTTACGGTCTGGGCAAGGCCCTCGAAGTGCCCTCCGCCATCAAGAAGGGCATCGAGAGCGCCAAGCGGAACATGATCAAGGTTCCCGTGACCCCCAACGGCAGCATTCCCCATCCGGTCACCGGGCGGTTCGGTGCCGGTTCCGTGCTCCTGAAGCCCGCCCCCGAGGGCACCGGTATCATCGCCGGTGCCACCGTCCGCGCCATCATGGAGGCGGTCGGCATCAACAACGTGCTCACCAAGAGCCTCGGTTCCTCCAACCCCCACAACGTGGTTCGCGCCACGTTCGCCGGGTTCCAGGACCTCATGGATCCCTACACGGTCCTCACCAACCGTGGCCTGGATCAGGCGGAGGCCTAA
- a CDS encoding uL30 family ribosomal protein: MSNLIGKQVVLTLKRSTISTVPKHRAMVATLGLKKVGDTRECEYTANVHGMVKLMPYLIDVQVKG; encoded by the coding sequence ATGTCCAATCTGATCGGAAAGCAGGTCGTCCTGACCCTCAAGCGTTCCACCATCAGCACCGTGCCCAAGCACCGCGCCATGGTGGCCACCCTGGGGCTCAAGAAGGTGGGCGATACCCGCGAGTGCGAGTACACCGCCAATGTGCACGGCATGGTCAAGCTCATGCCCTACCTAATCGACGTCCAGGTGAAGGGGTAA
- the infA gene encoding translation initiation factor IF-1 has protein sequence MSKEEAIELEATVVESLPNAVFRVELENKHQVLAHISGKMRKNFIRILPGDRVLVEVTPYDLSRGRIIYRFK, from the coding sequence TTGAGCAAGGAAGAAGCCATTGAGCTGGAAGCCACAGTGGTGGAATCGTTGCCCAACGCGGTCTTCCGGGTTGAGCTGGAGAACAAGCACCAGGTCCTGGCTCACATCAGTGGGAAGATGAGGAAGAATTTCATCCGCATCCTTCCTGGTGACCGCGTCCTGGTCGAGGTGACCCCCTACGATCTGAGCCGGGGGCGCATCATCTACCGATTCAAGTAA
- the rpsD gene encoding 30S ribosomal protein S4 — protein MARYSEAVCRLCRREGMKLYLKGDRCFKEKCSFETRKGKIPGQHGAGKTKKPTGYSLQLREKQKVKRIYGVLEKQFRLYFEKAESKKGQTGHNLLAFLEQRLDNVVYRLGFAPSRAAARQMVMHGHILVNGKRVDIPSYQTKAGQSVELCERSKANDFIKSSLETAAGRGIPKWLTLDATAFKGQIIAAPTREDVPLDINEQLIVELYSK, from the coding sequence ATGGCTCGTTACTCTGAAGCCGTATGCCGCCTCTGCCGTCGCGAAGGCATGAAGCTTTACCTGAAGGGCGACCGCTGCTTCAAGGAAAAGTGCTCTTTCGAGACGCGCAAAGGCAAGATTCCCGGCCAGCACGGCGCTGGCAAAACCAAGAAGCCCACCGGCTATTCCCTCCAGCTCCGCGAGAAGCAGAAGGTGAAGCGCATCTACGGTGTGCTCGAGAAGCAGTTCCGGCTCTATTTCGAGAAGGCCGAGAGCAAGAAGGGCCAGACCGGCCACAACCTGCTCGCCTTCCTGGAACAGCGCCTGGACAACGTCGTCTACCGTCTGGGCTTCGCCCCCAGCCGCGCCGCCGCCCGTCAGATGGTCATGCATGGCCACATCCTGGTGAATGGCAAGCGGGTGGACATCCCCAGCTACCAGACCAAGGCCGGTCAGAGCGTTGAGCTCTGCGAGCGGTCCAAGGCCAATGACTTCATCAAGTCCTCCCTGGAGACCGCGGCTGGCCGTGGCATCCCCAAGTGGCTCACCCTTGATGCCACTGCTTTCAAGGGGCAGATCATTGCCGCCCCGACCCGCGAAGACGTGCCTCTCGATATCAACGAGCAGTTGATCGTGGAACTCTATAGCAAGTAA
- a CDS encoding DNA-directed RNA polymerase subunit alpha, whose amino-acid sequence MLNLSDFQRPRLAEVNAATKTAGYGEFVAYPFERGFATTVGHSLRRVLLSSIQGAAVTNVRIKGVQHEFTALPGVLEDITHILLNLKQIPFKLHSSAPQIVTISQKGEGVVTSGSIQTNQNVEVVDPNIHIATLGEDGELEMEIQVSQGRGFLTADRNLDERLGLGFIPVDSNHSPIVRVNYTVEPARVGHSTDYEKLTLQVWTNGTVDPKDAVSDAALIIREHFMIFARQDEEAVEVESGVAVLSSENVNSMLSKSVEELELSVRANNCLRNANITTIGELVQRTEAELMKTKNFGKKSLQEIKDELARIGLSLGMRIEQEV is encoded by the coding sequence ATGCTGAACCTCAGCGATTTCCAAAGGCCGCGGCTCGCGGAAGTGAACGCCGCGACCAAGACTGCCGGGTATGGCGAATTCGTCGCCTACCCTTTCGAGAGGGGCTTCGCCACCACGGTGGGCCACTCTCTGCGTCGGGTGCTGCTCAGCAGCATCCAGGGCGCGGCGGTCACCAACGTCCGGATCAAGGGCGTCCAGCACGAGTTCACCGCCCTGCCTGGGGTTCTGGAGGATATCACCCATATTCTCCTGAACCTCAAGCAGATCCCTTTCAAGCTCCACAGCTCCGCCCCCCAGATCGTCACGATCAGCCAGAAGGGCGAGGGCGTGGTCACCTCCGGCTCCATCCAGACCAACCAGAACGTGGAGGTCGTGGATCCCAACATCCACATCGCCACCCTGGGCGAGGATGGAGAGCTTGAGATGGAGATCCAGGTCAGCCAGGGTCGGGGTTTCCTGACCGCTGACCGGAACCTGGATGAGCGGCTTGGATTGGGATTCATTCCGGTGGATTCCAACCACAGCCCCATCGTCCGGGTCAACTACACCGTTGAGCCTGCCCGCGTCGGCCACAGCACCGACTACGAGAAGCTGACCCTTCAGGTCTGGACCAACGGCACCGTCGACCCCAAGGACGCTGTGAGCGACGCCGCTCTGATCATCCGGGAGCACTTCATGATCTTCGCCCGCCAGGACGAAGAGGCGGTTGAAGTCGAATCCGGCGTAGCGGTCCTGAGCAGCGAAAACGTCAACAGCATGCTCTCCAAGTCCGTCGAGGAACTGGAGCTCTCCGTCCGCGCCAACAACTGCCTGCGCAACGCCAATATCACGACCATTGGCGAGCTGGTGCAGCGGACCGAGGCTGAGCTGATGAAGACCAAGAACTTCGGGAAGAAGTCCCTCCAGGAGATCAAGGACGAACTCGCTCGCATCGGACTCTCGCTCGGCATGCGCATCGAACAAGAAGTCTAA
- the rpmJ gene encoding 50S ribosomal protein L36, with product MKVRPSVKKLCEHCKVVRREGIVRIICKKNPKHKQRQG from the coding sequence ATGAAAGTACGGCCCTCTGTGAAGAAGCTGTGCGAACACTGCAAGGTGGTCCGTCGCGAAGGTATTGTGCGGATCATCTGCAAGAAGAACCCCAAGCACAAGCAGCGTCAGGGTTAA
- the rplF gene encoding 50S ribosomal protein L6, which yields MSRIGKKPVALPKGVKVTIHGAEAVVEGAKGQLNCPIPKGITLDVQADSIVLSRANDEAQNRAFHGLTRALLQNAVTGVAEGWKKELDIVGVGYKAAMEGANLRLDLGYSHPIIYQAPVGISIAVEKNTHVVVTGIDRQLVGQVAADIRKFRKPEPYKGKGVQYTGEVIRRKAGKTGK from the coding sequence ATGTCTCGCATCGGAAAAAAGCCAGTGGCACTGCCGAAAGGCGTGAAAGTGACCATCCACGGGGCCGAGGCCGTCGTCGAGGGTGCCAAGGGTCAGCTGAACTGCCCCATCCCCAAGGGGATCACTCTGGATGTCCAGGCCGATTCCATCGTCCTCTCCCGTGCCAACGATGAGGCCCAGAACCGTGCATTCCACGGTCTGACCCGCGCCCTCCTTCAGAATGCCGTCACCGGCGTCGCCGAGGGTTGGAAGAAGGAACTGGATATCGTGGGTGTCGGCTACAAGGCCGCCATGGAAGGGGCCAACCTCCGCCTGGATCTCGGCTACAGCCACCCCATCATCTATCAGGCTCCCGTCGGCATCAGCATCGCCGTCGAGAAGAACACCCATGTCGTGGTGACCGGCATCGACCGCCAGCTGGTCGGCCAGGTGGCCGCCGACATCCGCAAGTTCCGCAAGCCCGAGCCCTACAAGGGCAAGGGTGTCCAGTACACCGGCGAAGTCATCCGCCGCAAGGCCGGCAAGACCGGGAAGTAA
- the rpsM gene encoding 30S ribosomal protein S13, translating to MARIAGIDLPVQKRVEIALTYIYGIGRVKAHSILDRAKVDYGTRVRDLTEDEIGRIRKVISTEEVVEGDLRKNISLDIKRLMDIGCYRGLRHRKGLPVRGQRTHTNARTRKGKRKTVAGKKK from the coding sequence ATGGCACGTATCGCTGGTATCGATCTGCCGGTCCAGAAGCGAGTCGAAATCGCGCTGACCTACATCTATGGCATTGGCCGCGTCAAGGCCCACAGCATTCTCGACCGCGCCAAGGTCGACTATGGCACCCGGGTCCGTGATCTCACCGAAGACGAGATCGGACGCATCCGCAAGGTCATCTCCACCGAAGAAGTGGTGGAAGGTGATCTCCGGAAGAACATCAGCCTCGACATCAAGCGGCTGATGGACATCGGCTGCTACCGGGGCCTGCGCCACCGCAAGGGCCTCCCGGTCCGCGGCCAGCGCACCCACACCAACGCCCGCACCCGCAAGGGCAAGCGGAAGACCGTCGCCGGCAAGAAGAAGTAA